GAATGAGGGCTCGCAATTTGGCGAAGATGAATTCGGAGCCTCACTCTGGCATACGCAGCAGTCAACTTTTTTCTTATTCGTTCTTTGTGAGCCAGGCAAGTCTTCACAGAGAGCTTGTCTATCTCTTCAAGATATGCGACCAAAGAACCTTTTTCACGTCATGGTGAAAAATGTGCCGGTACACCATGAATTGATGGCTGTAAAATGCTCTTCATAGTTTTTCAGTCTTTTCATTACATCCCTGCTGGGATATATAAGGTTTTGTCCATACCTGACGTATTCATTGAGTGCAGAGAGGGAAGCATAATCATCGTCAGGGTTGCCAACGAGAGCAGCCTTGCACTGTGCACAAGTTGTGAATTTTAAAATTCCTTTCAAAATAAAACCGCAAGGTAAAACAAGATACGGCACTCGGTTGACGTGAGCTCTTAAATGAACAGGATTTCCGAATCATTGAGTTCATCGACTTCGTTTCCTGTACCTTCCTTCTTGGCGTGGGAGGTGGCGCTGCGTTCGCCGTGGTGAGCAGACGTGCTCATATCGGCTCCGTCGTTAACGCCCGCTTTGGCAGTGCTGCTTAGTTTGGATTACGCAGATTTTATTACCACTGTGTTCGTGAAGGTATCCGCTATCATCCGATACCCGACTTTCCATCCAAGGTGCGTTTTTCATCGATTCATCGGACTTTTACTGGTTCACCGCCAAGAGGAGACGCTAGGCCGAAGCGAACCCAGGGCTCGCTAGGCCTAGCCAGCTGTTCTTCTGCCACAACATGGAGGGTTCCGCCGCCGCTTTGACGCACGGTTCCCAGGTTTCTCAAATGTGCGTGCAAGTAGAAGGAGAAGAAATTACGCCCGAGGAATTCCGATGCTCGCCCGGATGGCTGCGCATCGGCGGGCACATgagccgaacacgcctgcaaggaacgcagggtgagtcgacttctcgtgccgatactccgagctctcgacagaagcctgaattcaacaagaacgttaggagcgcagttattcgggcggctcgcatgcccgccatgcctgtagaagaaattaagatcgtcgtgcggcCCCGCGATGGGCTCGATATTTTCAAGGCAGGAGCTGCATGCGTGGCTAATGCCATCATGGCGGCAGCGGGAATTGAGACGGCAGACCGAGCTGAGGATATGGCGTGTCCCAATACCCAGCAGAACATTATGGTACTCAGCACTCCGAGCGAGGAACGAGCGGAGAAGTATGCTCGAATTCAAGCTATCAACGTCCGAGGCAAAATATACGAGGTGCGCGCGTACGGAACGACCGCCCACGACACAGTCAAGGACGTGATCAGGGGCATAGCACTCGAGGACAGCGAAGCCGAAATAATGCAGCAGATTGTTACCAAGTACAACCCCCTCGCCGCGGGGGCGAAGCGTATCGGAAACACGACGACAGTAATCGTAGTGTTCAACGGTATCAAGGTTCCCAAGTATGTGCGTTACGGATCCACGCTCTACCCGTGCAGTCTCTACAGGAAGCAAATAGAAGTTTGCAAGGTATGCGGCAAGGTCGGCCACAGGCGCGACGTGTGTCCCACACCGGACGTTCGCGTTTGCCCTGCCTGCGGTGTTTCTAATCCAAGAGAGGGCCACAAGtgtgtccccaagtgcaagctctgcggcgaagaacaccccaccggggaccgcctctgcagagccaaatacaaggttccatacgtcgtacggcgacggcaatgggaacgccgtaacgccgaagaagagcaaaagcaaGCACTCGAATCAAGCTCGTTTCCACGCCTCGGACGCTCCCGCTCGCGCAGTGCGTCCCGTAGTGGATCCCGCAGCGCGTCGCGCCATGCCTCACGCCACGCTTCCCGTCATGCCTCGCGCAGCGCATCCCGCGGCCGTGACTCATCTGACGGGAACAGCTTCGGCGTTCAGCGATCGCGCTCCCGTGACAGAGTCAGCTGGGCCGACGCCGCAAAGGGCGGAGTTAAAAGCAGCAGCGCTAGCTCCAGCAGCGCCACTAGTGGCCGAACCACGCCGAGCAGCTGGCAGGCGTGGATTACCAGCCCCTACTACAAGGAACTCGAACAACTCCGCGCAACCAACGCGACGCTGGTAGAAACCACGCGCCGGCTCGCCCAAGAACTAGCCGAGGCCAAGAAAGAACTCCAAGCACAGCGAGCCCAGCCAGCCACTGTCCCAGCTCAGTCATGCGAGACATGTACACCCGCCGTTATCACCGAGCAGAAAACCGACACGCCATCACACCAAGGCAACACAATCAATGGATACAACCCAAGACGAGCCCCAGCCGGAGCAGGCCACTGACCCAACCCCCAAGAAACGAGCACGCACCTCACCACGACAGTACAAGGACCTGACCCAATTGGAAACTCAGCTCGAAGCAAAAATCGAAGCGTTCGCCAACACCTACGCCAGCACGGCTGCCGTCACCGACCAACGCCTGGCGCGGCTGGAGGAGCTGATCACCACGTCCTTCTGCACCATAcaagagcgtttcgccttcattgaacagacccttaagcccatagtacgcagccccacctttgtggcgcaattctccaaccacccataccttcaagaagagacgcaagccccaactccgacacaatcatgtcccagccccaagccacaataggatcgctaccgggccttacggtctggcagtggaactgcaacagttacaacagcaagagagcagtgctgcaacaacacatcaccacagtaaccaagaaacccgacatcatcctgctgcaagaaacggcgacggtgacccccaccctccctgggtatcgcgctcatgttagcccggcggagggacggggcgtctgcacgttcgtccgcaaagggctcacgttcatcgagcaccaactcaaacacggccgcagcagggtggaatataccttcaccgaaatcatcccaaacaaacaacggaaaggcagcctgttcatcgccaacatctacagtaaccccaagcaccaaacacagaaattcaagaccctactacacacagccagcacccaagccaaagacaacacgttgctgatcggaggggacttcaacgccgcccatcgagcgtggggttacgtgagggatacggccaagggacgggacctattacaagatatcctggaccacaactgtgccctgatcacggaccccgctcatcccacccgcatcggcaactccgtagcacgagacaccacaccagaccttacgttcatcaagaacgaccacacgggcaaagtaacgtggcacaacaccggcgtcgacctgggcagcgaccactacatcctcgaaattacgataccgaaccaattccggggcaacaccattatgcacaagtggacggactgggacggcttccgtaagggacgtcccaccacagcacaagacatcacagacatcgaaacctggacggaagagctttgcgatgctgtgcactcggccaccaaaaccatcgaaacggacgaggacgtcatcgccatggatagccgcctggcccatctgttcgaggccaaacgttcgatacaggcgcgctggaagcgccaacggtggaatcgcaaattgagaaagaaggtagccgacttaaacagggccattgaacaccactgcaaggtcctgtgccgtcagcaatggaacgaaatctgcaaccgagctgacaggcaactgcatcgcggttgcacctggaatctatttcggcacctcctaaacgaaaccaagaccaagtcacaccagcgcgaccgcctcgcccgcctcctgcacaccaccacacaacaaggaaaagacgccgttatcaagagcctggaagccaagtatctgccggacacgccaacggaaatccacccgccgtacggggggctgcccaacgcgtggctcgaccgagacattaccgtgtcagaggtacgagtagcgctgcacgagctcaacacccgctcagcagccggccccgatctcgttaccaacaagatgctacgaaacctcgacaatgcatcgatcgaggcactaacccgttacttcaacgaatgctggcgttcgggcaagctccccggacagtggaaaacggcaagaacaatcctgatcccgaaaccgggcaaaccaccggacatcggcaacctgcgtcccatctcgcttacatcctgcgtgggcaaggtgctggagcacgtggtggccaaccggtggcaggaatacctggagaaggaaggcctctatccggacacgatgatcggcttgcgacacagactcagcacacaagacgccatgctacaactaaaacaagaaatcatcgacagcaagacacaagacagcaaagtaattctggggctcgatctacaaagcgcattcgacaaagtcaaacactcagccatattagcacaagtatcacgactcaacatgggggtaacgagctacaattacatccaagacttcttgaccaaccgcacggtggaactgcacgccggagacctcagactccccgaacgcaagctcggtagcacgggtaccccgcagggttcggtcatctcgccgttgctcttcaacctcgttatgatcggggtagcgagggcagtagcggggaccggcgtccggcatacgatctacgccgacgacattaccctgtgggcggccggcggcactgacgccagcatcgagcaacagctacaagccgcggttaccgccatcgagcagcaccttgacggcaccggcctagtgtgctcgcccgccaaatccgagctgttcgtcctcacaccattacgaccgggacggaaacgcgctccccctcgggagtgcgatcacatcaagatcatgaccgcatcggggcaacgcatccccgaagttcccaagatcagagtcctgggcctgctgctaaacaagagcggccgcaacgacgagaccatcaacaaacttaccaccaaggcaatggacgccatccggctcatacaccgagtctcgacacgacgggcgggcatgcgtgaagacagtctcgtgcgcctcgtccagtcgttcgtgatcagtcacatcgcctacgttgcggcctacctcaactggcaggtcactgacaggaacaagatcaacacgctgatcagacgggcttacaagacggcgctgggcttaacggagaccacgagtacggctcggctcctgcagctcggcgtccataacaccctagaagaaatagccgaggcgcagctcactgcgcaaatggagcgcctctctaccaccaagacggggcgcagtatactgacatccctgggttacaacccccgaacccccagccggcaaccatgcgagatcagcgaggaggcgcgggctcacatccatgtggaccccatcccgaagaacatgcaccccgaatacaaccaagaacggcggcaggcacgggcccaggccctcatcgagaaacacgcccaagacccgcacgcccggtacgtggacgcagcggaatacaaacgagaaggctccgcggcagtggtcgttgcggcggctaccggcaccacgacaacggcagcgagcgtgcggtgcacggacgccacagacgccgaggaggttgccatcgctctggcgatctccgaggccgagtgtcacaccgtgctcagtgactcgaggaacgccgtgcgcaactttgccaaggggcgagtgagcgcgccggcggccgccatcatcggcaagctccagccccaagaccgccgcagcaccatccgtatcaagtggttcccggcgcacgcgggcgagtgtgcatcctcgccgaaccacaacgagacggcccattcggcggcgcgagcgcttaccctccgcgcccccgagagtgaccgttccgtgtggtggttcgaaaccaaggaccgcgtaaccagttatggcgaagttatgtgttaccgcctagctcgacggacaatgccgcctccccacccggaaCTCAGTCGGGacgaggccgtcatcctaagacagatacagaccgggtcactcattgccccggcagtgctacacgtacttcacccagaactctatccgagcgatgtgtgcaatgtttgtgcagctggtccggcggaccaatggcacatcatgtgggactgtgccaggttcccgaccgaggctacctccaggatatacccgcccgaacttcaaagtgcagtgcagtctgcagacaaggacattcaactatgggctgtccagcaggcccggggtgcgctcgaaaagcacaagcctcacgacacaccacaaacgggccgaacgggggtagtgcagaggagggcataaccccgggtcgacgcttggccaacgtcacgacgcgtcaaaccgtcggttgccggcattttcaataaagtttttcctacctacctacataCCTTCTTGGCGTGTGCAAGCAGATCGACAAGGTATTCACGGTCAGCAAGTTCGTAACTTGTCGACCTGGGAATATGAAGAAAGTGGCTGACGCTGATAAATCGAAGTGCAGACTTCAAGTCGTACGCAGTGGGCACTGGCTTCATGAGCCGCACCACAGAAAAAAGGTTTTATAGGCATTCTTGCAAACAGCCTGCTCGTCAGAAAGAATTCATACCTTTCACTGCCAAGAAGCgcttcttgaaggcgaaggacaGCCGTTGTTGCAATTAGGACCCCTGCTTGCGATGGCTTCCACTGCGATCCACTGCCCATTTTCAGTTCTCTGATCGTGTCTATTGCCATGCGCAGTGTGTCCAAGGCGgtatgatattgtcacgtagtggtgacggcagtcgaggcagcgatgaagacgaactgaagggtcttctaaaagaaaactgtttattgggctgactttcacccaaaatggactgaatcactcggcggcggcgcagcgacaagcgtgctcggcggtcgtcgaacagaatgcccgccgctttcggccgtgcttaatttaaagctgatagcgaactttcgaaataaagcgtgcaaagttactagaacattccggaacaacgtagaatcagctctgcctggctgcgatcaatcgagataaatctagtcgcgtcttgcgtcgcaaagaaagcgataagtgGTGTGGcgacagatttgaaaaacgaacaatcactgcaaatattcgcggcaatatttagtCATGTTTCTGAGGCTTAGCGCCTTGGTGGAATGACGCGATGACATAAGGGCGTACCACCTAAAAACGAGGTCCATAAACCACGCTGTTGTTTCGGCCTCTGGTTCAATAACTTCTTTTATTAGGAACCGAATAGATGGCGGGGCTCCGCgaaagagctggacagcgactcCGACTTTCATCTTGGTGAATTGTCCACCACTAATCAGGATTTCTGATAAATTTGGTGCTGCCTTAAGTTCATTGGCAGCGTCATAGTCTAAGACGGCCTGTGCATGCTCTAGTTTAACCTTCGAAGAAGTCAGTCCGTACTTGCTTACTGTATCATTACCGAGTGTGAAAACTTTAGAGCTTAAAAGCTCGCAAGTCGGCAGCCATTGCAAAGCACGTGTCGCCAAACCTTATGTACCGGGCATAAGTGAAGCACTGGGACATGTCCTGCGCACATACGACGTGCACGTTTCCCACGTTCCCGCCCTCAAGTTACGGCACGAGCTCGTGTATGTCAAGgacaaactaaagaaagaaaatttccGGGTGTTTTGTACAGAATCCCCTGCGCCAAGTGCGACTATGTTTACATCGGCGAGAGTGGGAATTTTGAAAGGCGTCTGAAATAACACATGTCGGACgtgaagaacaagaaagtcacttccaacgcacttgcggagcatgccgtattggcaggtcatgatatctgctgggaaatggcttttatcatcgccaaagaaaagaactggctttcacgccAGTATCTCGAGTCTTTGGTGATTCAGACCACCGAAAAAAGACAATCGTAAtatcggcaatctcccgccaacctctgcaagatgcctgggacgattgttgaagcctatttaagcgtcgcggttctacaataaaaatttagtgaacaaggcttccgtatggaagccgaaacgtctgttttgacaaaaacctttggtcggcgtctgccttttttatgttgaaatgagttacttactacccgaccagacaagatttcgtcagaccttagatttcattCAGTTACGTCGGTCGTATGGCCAATCAGTTATAACTCAAATCCGccatcataacgcatacccactagcccgaaccatcaccttgttccGCCAGTACGTTTCCATGGTCTTCCGGTTATCTTCGTTCAAGGATCATTTGGCTTTCAACCTCGCCTACAAAGCAAAGAATTTGATTCCCAGATCGCTCCGCTTGCTGCGACCCGTCGACTCCGCATTTGGACGCAGTATCATAGCAAGAGCAGAACGGCAACTTCTACAAGCCAGGATTTTAGACTGCAAACACACAACCAGGTACCTTCAAAATCAACTCTTCTTTGCTCATCGAAGCCTTGAGTACATATGCCCGAATGAGTTCGCGAGCATTCAACTGCATGCCAACTACAAAGCCAGCCTACAGTCCCGCCAACGAGAGGTGGCCCACAGAAACAAGCTCATCAGACTGATGCCTCGCCACAAGGAAGTCAACCGTGCCAATTTCCCTGGCGGCACCCGTTCGACCGTATACAATCTTTTTACCTACAAGCCAACTCAACCCCAGCTAGCCGTGCTTGAGCTTGGACTAAACTTCAACGCGGTACCTGCACtggacaaaagaaaaatatgtgctGTCGAACGTGCAATTGGCAAAGTGGACCACAGTCGCCGTGATGAGGCACGAACAGGGGCAGTGAGCATTCTTGCTAAACTTCCAAGCCGATAGCCCATTCACATGCGTGCTGAGGAACGCAGTGCTGTCAACAGCCTGCGGAGGAACCAGGATATTGTTGTCCTCCCCGCCGACAAGGGTAGTGCCACTGTCATGATAAACAGGACAGACTACGACAAAAAGATGCTGGATCCTCTGCAGGACAGGAGCACTTACGTCGCTCTCAAGAAAGACCCTACATCTAAATTAGAACGAGAGCTGCAGAAACTATTTGTCGACGTGTTCTACTTCGTACCGCCTCACCATAAGTCACTATACTTCaggctcctctgccacaatgggtccGCGCCTGCGTTGTATGG
This region of Amblyomma americanum isolate KBUSLIRL-KWMA chromosome 5, ASM5285725v1, whole genome shotgun sequence genomic DNA includes:
- the LOC144133699 gene encoding uncharacterized protein LOC144133699, with translation MRAEERSAVNSLRRNQDIVVLPADKGSATVMINRTDYDKKMLDPLQDRSTYVALKKDPTSKLERELQKLFVDVFYFVPPHHKSLYFRLLCHNGSAPALYGLPNIHKEGVPMRPIVDFTRSPLYELSGYLHRVFAPLAGKGSTFIRNSYEFIEKVRDIFVDDDDLMVSFDVKSLFTSVPVGLAVDVCGAALHSDEKHN